A region of Candidatus Omnitrophota bacterium DNA encodes the following proteins:
- a CDS encoding CBS domain-containing protein produces the protein MEETLRCPYCDAELMPGTDNCDQCHQDVSDLALPDPAPDMKEYITSALIKDLPPQEPILVEAHTPVVEVVKRMQGRCIGSALVVDGRGALVGIFTDRDVLSRVGVDPSGLDSAEIRFVMTPDPVALRETDSLAAALHKMSVGGFRHLPVLRDGKPVGVVSVREVFHYLCRSEPD, from the coding sequence ATGGAAGAAACCCTGCGTTGTCCTTATTGTGATGCGGAGTTGATGCCCGGAACGGATAATTGTGATCAATGCCATCAGGATGTCAGTGATTTGGCTTTGCCCGATCCTGCCCCGGATATGAAGGAATACATTACTTCCGCCCTGATCAAAGACCTGCCTCCCCAAGAGCCCATCCTTGTTGAGGCCCATACTCCGGTGGTCGAGGTCGTGAAGCGCATGCAGGGAAGGTGTATCGGCAGCGCGCTTGTTGTGGATGGGCGGGGAGCGCTTGTGGGGATCTTTACGGACCGGGATGTGTTGAGCCGGGTTGGGGTGGATCCTTCGGGATTGGATTCTGCTGAGATCCGTTTTGTGATGACGCCGGATCCTGTCGCTTTGAGGGAAACGGACTCCTTGGCTGCAGCCCTGCACAAGATGAGTGTAGGGGGTTTCCGGCATCTGCCTGTTTTGCGCGACGGGAAACCCGTAGGGGTGGTTTCCGTGCGCGAAGTCTTTCACTACCTCTGTCGATCCGAACCGGACTGA
- a CDS encoding 2-oxoacid:ferredoxin oxidoreductase subunit beta: MEIEVDTHSQEQKLTRKDFVSGQEVRWCPGCGDYAILAQVQKIMPEVGIPREKIVFVSGIGCSSRFPYYMNTYGFHTIHGRAPAVATGLKIANPELSVWVVTGDGDGLSIGAGHFIHTLRRNVDLNLLLFNNRIYGLTKGQYSPTSEAGKKTKSSPWGSVERPMNPVRLALAAEATFVARTVDVHIKHMAETLLAAAAHKGTSFIEIYQNCIVFNDKTFADITERSVRDERLLEVVHGKPMRFGKDNEFGIVVRGTRPEVVRVDEVGEDRILVHDSSDPNIASLLSKMEPPDYPAPIGVFYERHSPTYDELLIRQIENVIQNKGPGNLQKLLDGPSPWEIS; encoded by the coding sequence ATGGAGATTGAAGTGGATACGCATAGCCAAGAACAAAAGTTGACGCGCAAGGATTTTGTGAGCGGGCAGGAAGTTCGTTGGTGCCCTGGATGCGGAGACTACGCGATCCTGGCGCAAGTGCAGAAGATCATGCCTGAGGTGGGGATTCCGCGTGAGAAGATTGTTTTTGTGTCCGGTATCGGATGCTCCTCCCGCTTTCCTTACTATATGAATACTTACGGATTCCACACGATCCATGGGCGCGCGCCCGCAGTTGCGACGGGGCTCAAGATCGCGAATCCGGAACTCAGTGTCTGGGTGGTGACGGGTGACGGTGACGGATTGAGTATCGGAGCCGGGCACTTTATCCACACACTGCGCCGCAACGTCGATCTCAACCTTCTTCTTTTCAATAACCGGATATACGGCCTGACTAAGGGACAGTATTCGCCAACCTCTGAAGCGGGAAAGAAGACCAAGTCTTCGCCCTGGGGTTCTGTGGAGCGCCCGATGAATCCGGTGCGTTTGGCTCTGGCCGCTGAAGCTACCTTTGTGGCGCGAACCGTGGATGTGCATATCAAGCACATGGCCGAAACTCTATTGGCCGCCGCCGCGCACAAGGGGACTTCTTTTATAGAGATCTATCAAAATTGCATTGTGTTCAATGACAAGACGTTCGCCGATATCACGGAGCGTTCTGTCCGGGACGAACGCCTGTTGGAAGTGGTTCACGGCAAGCCCATGCGATTCGGGAAAGACAATGAGTTTGGAATTGTGGTGCGGGGGACGCGGCCTGAAGTTGTTAGAGTTGATGAGGTGGGTGAAGACCGGATTTTGGTCCATGATTCTTCAGATCCGAATATTGCTTCACTCCTGAGCAAGATGGAACCTCCGGACTATCCTGCTCCTATCGGGGTCTTCTATGAACGCCATTCGCCCACCTACGACGAACTGCTGATTCGTCAAATCGAGAACGTGATTCAGAACAAGGGGCCAGGAAATTTGCAGAAGCTCCTCGATGGCCCGAGTCCTTGGGAGATCTCCTGA
- a CDS encoding 2-oxoacid:acceptor oxidoreductase subunit alpha yields MAEQKQTRTLNEVTIRFAGDSGDGMQLTGLQFTDTAALIGNDISTLPDFPAEIRAPAGTLPGVSGFQINFSDQEVLTPGDRPDVLVAMNPAALKVNLKDLAHGATIIANQDSFTKGNLDKAGYDSNPLDDGSLAEYQLISLPITTLNNEAVKDVPDLKSQQAERCKNFFALGVMFWMFDRPLDYTLKWIDDKFAAVPSVAEANRLALKGGYNHAQSTELLPVRYKVSAADLSPGTYRRITGNEAMAIGLISGAERAGLTLFYGSYPITPASEILQDLSRFKEYGVKTFQAEDEIAAVTASIGASFGGNIGVTGTSGPGLALKSEAIGLAVMTELPLVIIDVQRGGPSTGLPTKPEQGDLLQALIGRNSECPAVVIAPASPGDCFWMATEAVRLAVTYMTPVFVLSDAFLANASEPWKVPVYESLPKIKVEHRTDPEGFYPYLRNKETLARPWVLPGTPGLEHRIGGLEKEDVTGNVSYDPLNHQKMVEIREAKIQGIAKFLPDAQVYGHDEGDLLVLGWGSTYGAILTAVDRARERGLDVSCLHLRYLNPFPKNLGELLGKFKKVLIPEMNLGQLALLIRAKYLVDAISYPKVQGKPFLITEIVDKIEEILAGHGD; encoded by the coding sequence ATGGCCGAACAGAAACAAACCAGAACACTCAACGAGGTGACGATCCGTTTTGCCGGGGATTCCGGAGACGGGATGCAGCTTACGGGTCTGCAATTCACGGACACAGCCGCTTTGATCGGGAACGATATCAGTACCTTGCCCGATTTTCCCGCAGAGATTCGGGCGCCTGCGGGGACTTTGCCCGGGGTCAGCGGATTCCAAATTAACTTTTCGGATCAGGAAGTGCTTACGCCCGGAGACAGACCCGATGTGCTGGTGGCCATGAACCCGGCGGCGCTCAAGGTCAATCTCAAGGATCTGGCCCACGGTGCGACGATCATTGCCAATCAGGACAGCTTTACCAAAGGCAACTTGGATAAAGCAGGTTATGATTCCAATCCCTTGGACGACGGTTCTTTGGCCGAGTACCAGTTGATTTCGCTGCCGATCACCACTTTAAACAATGAAGCAGTCAAGGATGTGCCGGATCTCAAATCCCAGCAGGCGGAACGCTGCAAGAATTTTTTTGCCCTTGGCGTTATGTTTTGGATGTTCGACCGGCCCCTGGATTATACGCTCAAATGGATCGACGATAAGTTTGCCGCGGTCCCATCGGTGGCGGAGGCCAACCGTCTGGCCCTCAAAGGCGGTTATAATCATGCGCAGTCTACGGAACTGTTGCCCGTCCGTTACAAGGTCTCAGCTGCGGATTTAAGTCCGGGGACCTACCGCCGTATCACCGGCAATGAAGCCATGGCCATTGGATTGATATCCGGCGCTGAGCGGGCAGGTCTGACTCTGTTCTACGGAAGTTATCCCATTACGCCCGCCAGTGAAATTCTCCAAGACTTATCCCGCTTCAAGGAATACGGGGTCAAGACCTTTCAGGCCGAGGATGAAATTGCGGCAGTGACCGCGTCCATAGGCGCGAGCTTTGGCGGAAATATCGGGGTAACAGGCACGAGCGGGCCGGGTCTGGCCTTAAAATCCGAAGCCATTGGTTTGGCGGTGATGACGGAATTGCCTTTGGTGATTATCGATGTGCAAAGGGGCGGCCCGAGCACCGGCCTTCCGACTAAGCCGGAGCAGGGAGATCTTCTGCAGGCTTTGATCGGCCGGAACTCGGAATGTCCTGCTGTTGTGATTGCGCCCGCAAGCCCCGGGGATTGTTTTTGGATGGCTACGGAAGCTGTTCGCCTGGCCGTCACGTATATGACCCCGGTATTTGTCCTTTCAGATGCCTTTTTGGCGAATGCATCGGAACCTTGGAAGGTGCCGGTATATGAGAGCTTGCCAAAGATTAAGGTGGAACACCGCACGGATCCTGAAGGTTTTTATCCCTATTTGCGCAACAAGGAAACTCTGGCCAGGCCTTGGGTCCTCCCGGGTACGCCGGGTCTTGAACACCGGATCGGAGGTCTCGAGAAAGAAGACGTGACCGGGAATGTGAGCTATGACCCCTTGAACCACCAGAAGATGGTGGAGATTCGGGAGGCCAAGATTCAAGGAATTGCGAAATTCTTGCCGGATGCGCAGGTTTACGGTCATGACGAGGGCGATCTTCTTGTGCTCGGCTGGGGTTCCACTTACGGGGCTATTTTGACGGCTGTTGACAGGGCGAGAGAGAGGGGTTTGGATGTTTCCTGTTTGCACCTGCGTTATCTCAATCCCTTTCCCAAAAATTTGGGGGAGCTGCTGGGCAAGTTTAAGAAGGTTCTCATTCCGGAAATGAATTTAGGACAGCTCGCGCTGCTCATCCGCGCCAAGTATCTCGTTGATGCGATCTCTTATCCCAAGGTCCAAGGAAAGCCTTTCTTGATAACGGAAATAGTGGACAAAATCGAGGAGATACTTGCAGGTCATGGAGATTGA
- a CDS encoding CBS domain-containing protein, with amino-acid sequence MFASTFFGDKKVTECPINPPVTTPPETSIRDAVDCMREAKRGYVLVCSEDKLCGIFTERHLLDKVVGRGLSPEAPISQVMRTEIITIGKNALLTEAIQLMDQHHMRRLPIVDEGGSVLGLITVLDILNYLSAHFPSVIGNLPPRLHQKTRTSEGG; translated from the coding sequence ATGTTTGCAAGCACCTTCTTTGGCGACAAGAAAGTGACGGAATGCCCCATCAATCCCCCGGTTACCACCCCTCCGGAGACCTCCATCCGCGATGCTGTGGACTGTATGCGCGAGGCCAAACGGGGCTATGTCCTGGTATGTTCGGAAGATAAGCTCTGCGGCATCTTTACGGAGCGCCATCTCCTGGACAAAGTCGTGGGCCGGGGGCTCTCTCCGGAGGCTCCGATCTCCCAGGTCATGCGCACGGAAATCATCACAATAGGGAAGAATGCGCTCCTGACCGAGGCAATACAGCTTATGGATCAGCACCACATGCGCCGGCTTCCCATAGTGGATGAAGGGGGTTCTGTTTTGGGCTTAATCACGGTGTTGGATATTCTTAATTATTTATCCGCACATTTTCCCTCTGTCATTGGCAACTTGCCTCCCAGGCTCCATCAAAAAACCCGCACTTCTGAGGGCGGCTAA
- a CDS encoding HAD family phosphatase has protein sequence MNTLFIDLGGVLVSLQIEKALKAYLSFSGVSEEAVQSLLQKRDPQDLCNRYEKGLIEKTGFYRSVAGFLGLEITPEEFERIWNSMIGPAVPGMEAALRGLKAAGRAEIHLLSNTNPGHYGYVCENEPWIPELCDGVHLSYEMGLLKPDPAFYEAVLRQSGGVSRTEVLFVDDTAANLETARALGLQTHLFISSDAMMAQVQVLC, from the coding sequence TTGAATACGCTGTTTATCGATCTGGGAGGCGTGCTCGTATCCCTCCAAATTGAAAAAGCCCTGAAGGCCTATCTCTCATTTTCCGGTGTTTCCGAGGAAGCAGTGCAGTCCCTCCTGCAAAAGCGCGATCCCCAGGATTTGTGCAACCGCTATGAGAAGGGCTTGATTGAAAAGACCGGCTTTTACCGGAGTGTGGCCGGATTCCTCGGCCTGGAAATCACTCCAGAGGAGTTTGAGCGTATTTGGAACTCCATGATCGGGCCTGCGGTTCCCGGCATGGAGGCTGCGCTGCGGGGGCTCAAGGCAGCGGGAAGGGCGGAGATCCATCTTCTGTCCAACACCAATCCCGGTCATTATGGGTATGTTTGTGAGAATGAGCCCTGGATTCCGGAGCTTTGTGACGGGGTCCACCTTTCCTATGAGATGGGACTTCTCAAGCCGGATCCGGCCTTTTATGAGGCTGTGCTCCGGCAGTCGGGAGGGGTGAGCCGGACGGAAGTGCTTTTTGTGGACGATACGGCGGCCAATTTGGAGACTGCCCGGGCCCTGGGCCTGCAAACCCATCTATTTATTTCTTCGGACGCAATGATGGCGCAAGTGCAGGTCCTTTGCTAG
- the moeB gene encoding molybdopterin-synthase adenylyltransferase MoeB gives MAQELRQKIQEISPAELHALRENEEDFVLIDVREQDEYDQGYIPGAVHIPRGFLELRIEEKVPDRSTPIVAYCAVGFRSLFSAETLERMGYEEVSSLSGGYNKWKQGEYEVKIPRVLSAQARKRYSRHLLIPEVQEEGQLRLLNSKVLMVGAGGLGSPSAFYLAAAGVGTLGIVDFDDVDMSNLQRQILHTDDRVGTPKAESARKTLTALNPDIRVVPHKVRLGKENVDEIFKDYDIIVDGTDNFPTRYLINDACVKLGKLNVHGSVYRFEGQVTVFCAPGGPCYRCLYPEPPPPELAPSCAEAGVLGVLPGVVGLLQAVETVKLILGVGESMAGKLLHYEALNTEFRKLKLRRDPQCSYCGEKVKEFPGYADYEFFCANPSGL, from the coding sequence ATGGCCCAGGAGTTAAGACAAAAGATTCAGGAGATTAGCCCTGCTGAGTTGCATGCCTTGCGCGAGAACGAAGAGGATTTTGTCCTTATCGATGTGCGCGAGCAGGACGAGTATGACCAGGGCTATATTCCCGGTGCCGTGCATATTCCCCGGGGCTTTCTCGAACTGCGTATCGAAGAGAAGGTTCCCGACCGATCCACACCCATTGTGGCTTACTGTGCCGTCGGGTTTCGATCCCTTTTTTCTGCCGAAACTTTGGAGCGCATGGGCTATGAAGAGGTGAGTTCTCTGAGCGGTGGTTACAACAAGTGGAAGCAGGGAGAGTACGAAGTCAAGATTCCCCGGGTCCTGTCCGCGCAGGCGAGGAAGCGCTATTCCCGCCATCTCCTGATTCCCGAAGTTCAGGAAGAGGGACAACTCAGACTTCTCAACTCTAAAGTTCTCATGGTGGGCGCCGGTGGTCTGGGCTCGCCTTCGGCCTTTTATTTGGCGGCCGCAGGGGTGGGAACCTTAGGCATTGTGGACTTTGATGACGTGGACATGTCCAATCTCCAGCGCCAAATCCTTCACACCGATGACCGCGTGGGCACGCCCAAGGCAGAATCGGCCCGGAAAACACTCACCGCTTTGAACCCGGATATCCGGGTTGTGCCGCACAAGGTGCGCCTTGGCAAAGAAAACGTGGATGAAATCTTTAAGGATTACGATATTATCGTGGACGGCACGGACAATTTTCCCACGCGCTACCTGATCAATGATGCGTGTGTGAAGCTCGGCAAGCTCAACGTGCACGGAAGCGTGTATCGCTTTGAGGGCCAGGTCACCGTTTTTTGCGCGCCTGGAGGCCCGTGTTATCGCTGTCTTTATCCTGAGCCGCCGCCGCCGGAATTGGCCCCTAGCTGTGCGGAGGCAGGGGTGCTCGGCGTGTTGCCCGGGGTGGTCGGTTTGCTGCAGGCCGTGGAAACGGTGAAGCTGATTTTAGGGGTCGGGGAGTCTATGGCCGGCAAACTGTTGCATTACGAAGCCTTGAACACCGAGTTTCGTAAACTAAAATTGCGCCGCGATCCCCAGTGCTCGTATTGCGGCGAGAAGGTCAAAGAGTTCCCAGGCTATGCCGACTACGAATTCTTTTGCGCCAATCCCTCGGGCTTATAG
- a CDS encoding M67 family metallopeptidase codes for MLVIGKKEIASIREQAEQGYPDEICGLFLGSFEQEGSLRRVAAARPAENLNKLRGRDRYELNPLDYQRIEKEAAERGWEVIGVYHSHPDHPSKPSETDRRRAEEIWESSESWSYMILEVTRGKVVSWRSWVLRDRQFGEETTQVADESRAS; via the coding sequence ATGCTAGTTATTGGAAAAAAAGAAATTGCATCAATAAGAGAGCAGGCTGAACAGGGCTATCCCGATGAGATTTGCGGTTTGTTCCTGGGTTCTTTTGAGCAGGAGGGTTCGCTGCGGCGTGTGGCTGCCGCGCGCCCGGCAGAGAATCTGAACAAACTGCGCGGGCGCGACCGTTACGAACTCAACCCCCTGGACTATCAGCGTATTGAAAAGGAAGCAGCGGAGCGGGGCTGGGAAGTCATCGGTGTTTATCATTCGCACCCGGATCATCCTTCCAAGCCTTCCGAAACGGACCGCCGACGTGCCGAGGAGATTTGGGAGTCATCGGAGAGTTGGTCCTATATGATCCTCGAAGTGACGCGGGGCAAAGTGGTTTCGTGGCGTTCCTGGGTGCTCCGGGACCGGCAGTTTGGGGAAGAAACCACACAGGTCGCAGACGAGTCGCGCGCATCCTAA
- a CDS encoding response regulator: MKKKILIADDEPGFAESLGQLFRIHGFDSVVVNDGERCLEAAVNEHPDLVLLDLVMPKIHGWEVAGRLCGNQATCDVPVILLTASETYAKQACDLKNVAGRVLTKPFPFDELLRIVRGLLLK, from the coding sequence ATGAAAAAGAAAATTCTGATCGCGGACGACGAACCCGGCTTTGCCGAAAGTCTCGGCCAGCTCTTCCGGATTCACGGATTTGACTCTGTCGTGGTCAATGACGGAGAGCGCTGTTTGGAGGCTGCGGTCAATGAGCACCCCGATTTGGTGCTCCTGGATTTAGTCATGCCCAAAATCCACGGATGGGAAGTTGCCGGCCGGCTCTGCGGGAACCAAGCCACTTGTGATGTGCCCGTGATCCTGCTCACTGCTTCCGAGACTTATGCCAAACAAGCCTGCGATCTCAAGAATGTGGCGGGGCGCGTTCTCACCAAACCTTTTCCCTTTGACGAGCTTCTCCGGATTGTACGCGGTCTTCTGCTAAAATAG